The Nocardioides salarius genome includes a region encoding these proteins:
- a CDS encoding dihydrolipoamide acetyltransferase family protein — protein MPEFKLPDVGEGLTEAEIVTWKVKVGDVIEINDVVVEIETAKSLVELPSPYAGEVTALLVPEGETVPVGTPIIRVGEPEVEEVAQQPSRKSGASSGTPAPEMEIDLSNPAASGGGEGESLVGRNKADRGPTRRARHGAGAAAANRQAQAAFEPGAAPPVEEETDEEPVPARSVVDRSLVEEVAQQPSRDQASTRALAKPPVRKLAKDLGVDLSTLTGSGPQGSITRDDVQAATTQAEEVAPRPSRSHQSTTGERETREPVKGVRKMMAQAMSQSAFTSPHVTEWVTVDVTATMQLVERLKARRELREVKVSPLLVLARAVLLAMRRTPEINSFWDDAAQEVVYKHYVNLGIAAATPRGLVVPNVKDADSLSLVELATELGELTATARQGRTQPADMAEGTFTITNVGVFGVDAGTPIINPGESAILCFGAINKRPWVDETTGEIVARDVTTLALSFDHRHIDGEKGSRFLADVAGLLQDPASALLF, from the coding sequence ATGCCTGAGTTCAAGCTGCCCGACGTGGGCGAGGGCCTCACCGAGGCCGAGATCGTGACCTGGAAGGTCAAGGTCGGCGACGTCATCGAGATCAACGACGTGGTCGTCGAGATCGAGACCGCGAAGTCGCTGGTCGAGCTGCCCTCGCCGTACGCCGGCGAGGTCACCGCCCTGCTCGTCCCCGAGGGCGAGACCGTGCCCGTGGGCACCCCGATCATCCGCGTGGGTGAGCCGGAGGTTGAGGAGGTTGCGCAGCAACCGTCTCGAAAATCCGGCGCCAGCTCGGGCACGCCGGCCCCCGAGATGGAGATCGACCTCTCCAACCCCGCCGCCAGCGGCGGCGGCGAGGGCGAGAGCCTGGTGGGTCGCAACAAGGCCGACCGCGGCCCCACCCGCCGGGCGCGGCACGGCGCCGGCGCGGCCGCCGCCAACCGCCAGGCCCAGGCCGCCTTCGAGCCGGGTGCGGCGCCGCCCGTCGAGGAGGAGACCGACGAGGAGCCCGTCCCCGCCCGTTCGGTGGTCGACCGCTCGCTGGTCGAGGAGGTTGCGCAGCAACCGTCTCGAGACCAAGCGTCCACCCGCGCGCTGGCCAAGCCCCCCGTGCGCAAGCTCGCCAAGGACCTCGGCGTCGACCTGAGCACCCTGACCGGCTCGGGCCCCCAGGGCTCGATCACCCGCGACGACGTCCAGGCCGCGACCACGCAGGCTGAGGAGGTCGCGCCCCGACCGTCGCGAAGCCACCAGTCGACCACTGGCGAGCGCGAGACCCGCGAGCCCGTCAAGGGCGTGCGCAAGATGATGGCGCAGGCGATGAGCCAGTCGGCCTTCACCAGCCCGCACGTCACCGAGTGGGTCACCGTCGACGTCACCGCGACCATGCAGCTCGTCGAGCGGCTCAAGGCGCGGCGCGAGCTGCGTGAGGTCAAGGTCAGCCCGCTGCTGGTCCTGGCCCGGGCGGTGCTGCTGGCGATGCGGCGTACGCCGGAGATCAACTCGTTCTGGGACGACGCCGCCCAGGAGGTCGTCTACAAGCACTACGTGAACCTCGGGATCGCCGCGGCGACCCCCCGCGGCCTGGTGGTGCCCAACGTCAAGGACGCCGACAGCCTCTCGCTGGTCGAGCTGGCGACCGAGCTCGGCGAGCTGACGGCCACCGCCCGCCAGGGCAGGACCCAGCCCGCCGACATGGCCGAGGGCACCTTCACGATCACCAACGTCGGCGTCTTCGGCGTCGACGCGGGCACGCCCATCATCAACCCGGGCGAGTCGGCGATCCTGTGCTTCGGCGCCATCAACAAGCGGCCCTGGGTCGACGAGACCACCGGCGAGATCGTCGCCCGCGACGTCACCACGCTGGCGCTCTCCTTCGACCACCGCCACATCGACGGCGAGAAGGGCTCGCGTTTCCTGGCCGACGTCGCCGGGCTGCTGCAGGATCCCGCCTCCGCGCTGCTCTTCTGA